One Acidobacteriota bacterium genomic region harbors:
- a CDS encoding aspartate kinase: protein MIVFKFGGTSVGSPRSIGAVADIIARHRSGADGGSTEPGAAGGLVVVVSAMAGVTNSLIAAARAAAAGRTAEYRDIKTALLHQHLAVVDELLGDCAEGLEACGQLEDAVHELERLLRSIAVLGELTRRGLDVVAAFGERMSSGLLAAVLRRRGVRAQALSATGLIVTDARFGEASPQAAPTRERLRQTVPPLLGRGVVPVITGFIAATAEGVTTTLGRGGSDYTAAIIGAALEAAEVWIWTDVDGILTADPNLVPGARTLSELTYAEAAELAYFGADVLHPKTIGPLVAGGIPLRILNTFNPAQPGTRIAPRPAPERELLPALISTEGLAMIAVGTSDDSWTLQLAARALQHLSEAGVDVPMFSQSFSEHRLNLVVRGPDQTHALGVLERVFGGDAGACVIGVRGEVATLSVVGPPGIDGTALAARVFGVLGRRGTPVLAVAQGTTGRSVSICVPEGQLAGAVSDLHRELAVEVAHA, encoded by the coding sequence ATGATCGTGTTCAAATTCGGCGGCACTTCGGTTGGCAGTCCCCGGTCCATCGGGGCTGTGGCCGACATCATCGCGCGGCACCGGTCCGGCGCCGACGGCGGCTCGACCGAGCCGGGCGCTGCCGGCGGCCTCGTTGTGGTGGTGTCGGCCATGGCCGGTGTGACCAACAGCCTGATCGCGGCCGCGCGCGCGGCGGCGGCGGGCCGGACAGCGGAATACCGGGACATCAAAACGGCGCTCTTGCACCAGCACCTGGCCGTGGTGGACGAGCTGCTCGGGGATTGTGCCGAGGGCCTGGAAGCCTGCGGTCAGCTCGAGGACGCGGTGCACGAGCTGGAGCGCCTGCTGCGGAGCATCGCCGTGCTCGGAGAGCTGACCCGGCGCGGTCTCGACGTGGTGGCCGCCTTCGGCGAGCGGATGTCGTCCGGTTTGCTGGCGGCGGTGCTGCGCCGGCGGGGGGTGCGGGCTCAGGCGCTGAGCGCCACCGGGCTGATCGTCACCGACGCCCGCTTCGGCGAGGCGTCGCCGCAGGCTGCGCCCACCCGCGAGCGGCTGCGGCAGACGGTGCCGCCGCTGCTGGGCCGGGGCGTCGTGCCGGTGATCACCGGTTTCATCGCCGCCACGGCGGAGGGTGTGACGACCACGCTGGGGCGGGGCGGCAGCGATTACACCGCGGCGATCATCGGGGCGGCGCTGGAAGCGGCCGAAGTGTGGATCTGGACGGATGTGGACGGCATCCTTACGGCTGATCCCAACCTTGTTCCCGGGGCGAGGACCCTGTCCGAACTCACGTACGCCGAGGCGGCCGAGCTGGCTTACTTCGGCGCCGACGTGCTGCATCCCAAAACCATCGGTCCGTTGGTGGCCGGCGGCATCCCGCTGCGGATCCTGAACACGTTCAACCCGGCCCAGCCCGGCACGCGGATCGCGCCGCGGCCGGCGCCTGAGCGGGAGCTGCTCCCGGCACTTATCTCCACCGAGGGGCTGGCCATGATCGCGGTGGGCACTTCCGACGACTCGTGGACCCTCCAGTTGGCGGCCCGGGCGTTGCAGCACCTCAGCGAGGCGGGGGTGGACGTGCCCATGTTCTCGCAGTCGTTCTCAGAGCACCGGCTGAACCTGGTGGTCCGCGGCCCCGACCAGACGCATGCCCTGGGCGTTCTGGAGCGGGTTTTCGGCGGCGACGCCGGGGCCTGCGTGATCGGAGTGCGGGGCGAGGTGGCGACGCTGTCGGTGGTGGGCCCGCCCGGCATCGACGGCACTGCCTTGGCGGCGCGGGTGTTCGGGGTCCTGGGACGACGCGGGACGCCGGTCCTGGCGGTGGCCCAGGGGACGACGGGCCGCAGCGTGTCCATCTGTGTGCCGGAAGGCCAGCTCGCCGGTGCCGTGAGCGACCTGCACCGGGAGTTGGCGGTGGAGGTGGCCCATGCGTAA